The following DNA comes from Spirochaetales bacterium.
GTCAATGACGGAAGCCCGGATTCGGGAAATGAGATCAAATCCGCCAGGACACTGAAACGTTTTTTTGAATCAAATAACATAAAAACGGAGATACTCGAATCGCGAAAAGGAAGGGCCAGCATTCTCGCACGGGTCCCCGGAACAAGACCGGGTTCTCCTTCTCTCATGTATATGTGTCATCTCGATGTTGTTCCGGCGGACGAGGACGGCTGGAAGTTCGATCCCTTCGGGGGAATAAGCCATGGCGGCTATATATGGGGGCGGGGGACGGTCGATATGCTCAATATCGCTTCCTGCCAGGCGGTTGCTTTTGCCGATATTATTAAGGAAAAAAAACGGCTTCCCGGTGATCTGATTTTTCTTGCCGTCGCGGACGAGGAGGCGTCGGGAAGATACGGGGCGCGGTGGCTGGTTGAAAATCACTGGAAAAAGGTGAAGGCGGATTACATGATTACGGAGGCCGGAGGGTTTTTCGTCAAAGGGAAACACGGAAATGGAATCGTGATTACCACCGGGGAGAAGGGAATCGCCTGGACCAGGCTCACGGCAAAAGGGAGATCAGGGCACGGAAGTCTTCCCTATATGGCGGAAAACGCGGCTTTAAGGATTTCAGGGGCGATTTCCCTGCTCGCCAATCACGCGATGCGGATAGGGATCTGTGACGAATACCGGGAAATGGTACGGAGTATGAATCTGGGAGGCCTCGCGCAGGCGCTTCTCACGAATCCGATTACCCTTGACACCGCTCTCCGCCGCCTTTCATCCTCATCACCGGGCATGGCGCGGCATCTTCACGCGATTTCACGGATGACATTCAGCCCCAATATTCTAAGGGCGGGCGTAAAAACGAATGTCATTCCGGATAAGGGGACATGCGAGCTGGACATCCGTATTCTTCCCGGCCAGACAGTGGAGGATGTGACGGAGGAAATAAAGCGGACGTTGGGCCCGGATATGGACAAGTTTGAGATGGAAGTCGTCGATTATTTCCCGTCCAATGTCTCGGAAAAAGACACGCCGCTTTTCGATGCGACCTTCGAGATTGTACAGGCCATGTACCCGGGTGCCAGGCCGATTCCCGCTTTATTCAGCGGGGTTACGGACGCGAGGTTCTGGAGGGTCAGGGGAACGATCGTTTACGGATTTTCTCTTTTTGATGAATCGATGACCATGGACGAATACACGGGAGTACTGCACGGCCGGGATGAAAGGATTTCAATCAACAACCTGGAACTTACCTATCGATATTTTCTCAAGCTGCCCGAGGTTTTTTACCGTCTTGCCGAAGAGCGGGGATAGCGGAAAACCTAAAGAAAAACCCAATACGCAACCGAATATAGTCAGTTTTGAAAGTCAAACCGTCTCAATGAGAAACTCAAGATGTTCCCTGATCTTTTGCCTGCAGGAAAACGACAGACCGAAATGGGCTTTAATGGATTCGACATCGAAAAGGAGTGGTTGTTCATCGTATCCTTTATCCTCCAGAATGACGCTCGTCGATGAACCGGTCATCGTTATCGCTTCAAAAGCGATCGCTTCCCATGTAATATATTCGCTTCCGAGGCAGAAATAGCATTCCCTGTTCACGTTTGATGCCAGAACGGCTTCATATACTTTCGCGAGGTCGCCCGCCCAGATAAACTGTGTCCCGTCATGTTTTGTCAGGGTGAGGGGGTGATGCTTTTTCACGGCGGCGGCAATGTGACGGAAACGGTTGTCGGATTCGATATATGCGCCCGGAATCACGGGATTGCCGAAGGTATATCCCGGACGGATAATGTTGCAGCGTATCGGGAACATATGGGAGACCGCGTAAAGATACTGCTCGGATGCAGCTTTTGTCGCACCATAGTAGGTGACCGGTTCACTTTCACGATATCCCTTTCCACGGTGCGGATTATTACCCGTTGCCGCCGTTGATGATGTATAGATAAGGTGTTTCACGCCAGCCCGTGCGGCCGTCTCGAAAATAAAGACGGAAGGAAACGTATCGTTTTTAAGCATGCTCGTTGCGATATCCCCCCAGCCGAGTGCAATATGGATGCACGCGTCCTTTTCATGCATATGTTTCTCGATAATATGAAAATCCGTTAAAAGTCCGGGGATAATGGACACACCGGCAAGCGTGTGTAACGCCGGTACCTTGTCCGGATTACGGGCAAGAATCGTGATCGAATGACCCGCGTCGGAAAGCCGTTTTACCACGTATGAACCGATAAATCCGGTTCCCCCTGTTACAAATATATTCATCGCCTTGACTCCTCATTGGTTTTGCTTTTATCCGTCCCGGGGAACTCCATCCGCCTGTGACAATTCCCTCCCCATTAATATCGTTCATACCGGTGGTATGGTTAACCGGTAAAAAACCGTATTTTCTTCCCGTGAGTTTTCACGGGAAGCCTCGCGCGCGTTATTGTGCGCTGTTGATCTCCCGTGTGTTATCGGGCATGTCGATAAGCGATGACGATTGGCCGCTTGTGGGAAAATGGCGCGCATCCGTTACGCGGGAAAAACGGCCCGCCGGTCGGATTCTGCGAATCAGTTCGAAGTTGCAGATGATGACGGCGGGTTTTTTATCGATGTCGTGAAGAAGGTTGCCCCTGCTGTCGAGTGAGAGAAGCAGGTGGGACCCCTTCATGTTCAGATCCTCGAATCCGGCCTTGAATAATTTCTTTTTTTGCCGCTGTAAAAGCTGTTTGTATTCTTTTTTTGAAATAAGTCCGATTTTACAGGCGTAAATCGCATTGACGCTGCTGTAATAGTTGCCGTCATACAGGGCAAGCATATCGTCGGGTCCGTTCCAGTAGCCCCAGATCAGCAGATAGTCGCGATCTTCTCTCAGGATCGGCGTGTCGTCGGGATTGCGAAGATCGCTGTGGGCTATATATCGCCTCTTGTCGCTGAGTGACGAATCGATATCGATGGCGTTGCCGGTCATATAAATGGCTCGCGGATATATCGTCTGAATGCCTTTTTTATTCAATTCCAGCGCGATGCTTACCTCTTCGAAGGGGCTGTTATAGCCATGCTCGATAATACGGCGGGCGTGTCCGCCGAGCGGATCGACATGGGGGAGGAGCCCGACCCGCGATACCTTCCAGACAAGGTGGATATTGTCTTTTGTTACGGTATGGTATATTTCACTTGTGGCGGAAAGCTTTTTCCTGGGTGTCTTTTCCCATCGTTCGGGAAGAAAATAATCGAACAACTCCGGGTCCCTTCCCACTATCCAGAGGGCCCCGTGGGTAAACTCCGCGTGCCCGTAAATATAGTCGACACCCATAATCGTCCGTGATTTGAGGTACGGTGGAATGCTTTTAAACCCGCTGTACGAGAAGCGGGTACTTTGTCGTCTCAGATAATTGGTTCTTTTCGCGTTTTTGACGATTCTATCCCGTTCGGTAGTCCGCTCAAGAAGTTCGAAATCGACAAGCGCATACGGGATGCTGCCGTCTTTGGTACGTTTAAGGGCGCGGTCTTTTCCGGGTCTGATGATGATGTGATGGGGCTTTCTGTCCCTGACATGAAATCCCTTGTTTCTGAGTTCTTTATCGACATGCAGCGTGAACGCTTTCATCGTTTCCCTGTCGACGATCCCGAGGGTGTGGGCTTTTGCGAGGTCGATTCCCTTGACCCATTCATAGATCATAACGTATGAACGGTACATATTGAGTTCTATTTCTTCATGGGCGGCGATTTTGTTCCGCATTTTGTACTCACGCCTGCCGGATTCCCAAAGTTCGACGTGTTCGTTCGGGACATAGACGGCAAGCGGTTTTTGTGTAATGATTCTGCCCGGGGATTCATACTTGGTGTTTCTCAATTCCATGACCAGTGAAAACTCCTCGAAGGGGCTGTTGAACTCTGCACCTGCAAACTCTTCAAAGTCTTCCGCGCCCGGTATGTCCTGTCCCATTCTATTCCATTTGATTACCACGTCTTTACATACTCCATTCACCTCTTTTGTTCTTACACGGTAGGTGCAGCTTGTACCCGATAATCGATCGGAGTGCGCCTGAAACCAGTCCCTGTCGGTCAGAAATTGACGAGGTTCCAGTTGATGGTAAAATGGTATGCCGTATTTCGTTACATAGAGGTCTTCATTCTCATTGAGACCGATATGGAGGTAATGGATCCCCAGAATTTGTGTGACCTCCGAGTTTTTAATCGAAAGCGACAGTTTCCCGAATTTCATCACATCGGAAATGTTTTCCATAACCTAAATATAGTGAAAAAAAGCCGGTCGATGCAACTCGAACAGGGCCCGGTTGGGGCGGAGAACATCGATTTTTGTACATACGGCCGGCTTCGGAAAACGTCCTTACCAATGCGGTTTGTTGCCGTGCCGATTTAGATTAATATATAAGTTGACAATTTAAATCTAAACGGATATATTTATTATAAAAATGGTTATATAAAATGGGAGTATATCGCGCGGCCCGGTATAGGAAAGGAGGGGACGGATGAAAGAGAAGGATGACTGGAAAAAAACGACAATGCATCATCTTGTCGATATCCTCGGGCAATCGTATGAAAAACAGAGAGGAATAA
Coding sequences within:
- a CDS encoding M20/M25/M40 family metallo-hydrolase; the protein is MAGNKKSENKVVSLLQELIRNRCVNDGSPDSGNEIKSARTLKRFFESNNIKTEILESRKGRASILARVPGTRPGSPSLMYMCHLDVVPADEDGWKFDPFGGISHGGYIWGRGTVDMLNIASCQAVAFADIIKEKKRLPGDLIFLAVADEEASGRYGARWLVENHWKKVKADYMITEAGGFFVKGKHGNGIVITTGEKGIAWTRLTAKGRSGHGSLPYMAENAALRISGAISLLANHAMRIGICDEYREMVRSMNLGGLAQALLTNPITLDTALRRLSSSSPGMARHLHAISRMTFSPNILRAGVKTNVIPDKGTCELDIRILPGQTVEDVTEEIKRTLGPDMDKFEMEVVDYFPSNVSEKDTPLFDATFEIVQAMYPGARPIPALFSGVTDARFWRVRGTIVYGFSLFDESMTMDEYTGVLHGRDERISINNLELTYRYFLKLPEVFYRLAEERG
- a CDS encoding NAD(P)-dependent oxidoreductase, which produces MNIFVTGGTGFIGSYVVKRLSDAGHSITILARNPDKVPALHTLAGVSIIPGLLTDFHIIEKHMHEKDACIHIALGWGDIATSMLKNDTFPSVFIFETAARAGVKHLIYTSSTAATGNNPHRGKGYRESEPVTYYGATKAASEQYLYAVSHMFPIRCNIIRPGYTFGNPVIPGAYIESDNRFRHIAAAVKKHHPLTLTKHDGTQFIWAGDLAKVYEAVLASNVNRECYFCLGSEYITWEAIAFEAITMTGSSTSVILEDKGYDEQPLLFDVESIKAHFGLSFSCRQKIREHLEFLIETV